GTCCGCGACATGATGAAGGTCATGAGCGGTATGTCGATGATGAACCGCCTGAAATCCGCCACCCAGTTCGCCAGCATGGCCGCCCGCGGCATCAGCATGAGAATCAAGGGCGGTTCCTCGGTTACCAAACGCCAACTCAGCCAGAAGGACAAGCGCAAGCAGCGCAAGAAGCGGAGTCGATGAAAAACCGACCTGACGTCTCCATGATCGGGGGCGAGATCCACTACGGCCGGCTCCAGCCACGCTACTGGGGCCCTGTCCTGGATGCCGCAAGGCAGCTTGGAGCGGAAGTCCTCGCCACGTACATCATCTGGGATCTGCACGAGACCAGCGAGGGCACCTACGACTTCAGCTCTTGGCGAGCCTTCCTCGCCGAGGTCGAAAAACGCCGCTTCAAGCTCATCGCCCGCCCCGGCCCCTACGTGTACTCCGAGTGGCGCAACCTCGGCATCCCCGATCACGCCGTGCCCTACCACAAGAACCACCCCGAGTTCAGGCGAAAGGCCGCCCACTGGATCGCCGCCGCGATGGCCGAGATTCGCCCTTACCTCGGCCGCCTGATCGTCTGCGTCCAGGCAGACAACGAGATCGACCCTCTACCCCACTTCTACGGGGAGGATATGGGCTTTGCCGACTGGCTCAAACGCCGCTACGCGTCCGTCGAAGCACTCAATAGGGCCTGGGACTCCAGCTACGCCAGCTTCGCCGAGGCCATCCCTACGCTCACACCCTTCATCGAAGACCAGCGGCTCAAGGACAGCTGCCAGTACCGATACGACCTGGCCACCGATTACGCCCGCTGGGCCGTGGCTGAATACCGCAAGAACGGCTGCACCGTGCCAATCCTGCTCAACACCTGGCCGGGCGTCGATGCCCAGCACTGGCGCGATCTGGCCGACCTCTGCGATCTCTATGGCATCGACCCCTATCCGTCCAACGAGTGCCGCGAGGATTACCGCTACTTCAAGGACCGAATCCGCCTCCTCCGCTCCGTGACCGATTTCCCTTACCTGGCGGAGTTCGGCAGCGGGATCTGGCACGGCATGCCAAACCGCGAGTACTCGCCCGACCACTACCGGTTGACCGCCCTGACCGCCCTGGCCGGCGGCGTCCGCGGCTGGAACTGGTACATGCTCGCCGACCGCGACAACTGGTATCGCTCCCCTATCAACGAGCGGGGCGTCACCCGGCCCGAGCTCGCCCCGGCTTTCACCCAGGCCATCGGCTGGTTCAGGCAACTCGAAAACACGCCACCACCCGAAACACCCTTCGCCGTGACTTGGTCCTGGCATTACCACCAGATCGCCCAGCTTCGAAAAAAAGACCCGGACGACCCCCTGTTCGCCGTCCTCCACGAGATGGGCATCGAGTACGACTACGTCGACGTCGACCGCGATTTCAACCCCCCGCGGCTCCTCCTCGCCGCCGGCCGACTCGATCAGCCGGAACGGCTGTGGCACTATGTCGAGAACGGCGGCAACCTCGTCCTGTTCCAGCAGCTCATCGAAGGTTGCCCGCGACCAGACGGGACCAGCCACCCAGGGGCCTCCCGTCTCGAGGTCTCCCTCGGCTTCGTCACCCAGCAGCCCGTCTTCAACTACCGCGAGGTGCCGGGGGCGGCTATCGTCGCCCGCCAGCTGCCCATGATCACCGACGAGGACCAGCGCCGACACTGGGAACTCGCCACCGGCCGAACCTACTTGACCGGCTACTGGGCCAGACACGGTAAAGGCAAAGTCATCGTCCTCGGCTGCGCCCCCAGCCGCGACGCGATTCTGGCCGTCCTTCGCTTCCTCGACATCAACCTCCCCGTCCTGCCGCTGACACCCGGCGTCCACGCCGCCCGGCGAGGTGACAAACTCATCGTCGTCAACCCCGGTGAGGCCAAAACCGCAAAACTCCAGATCAACGGCCACATCACCCACGTGGACCTGCCCCGCTGCTCCGGCATCATTCTGGATTGACCGCCACAACTGACCGGCCCGATATTATCGGTCCTCATCGCCGGCCCCCACGACCATAACCTCCCCCCCTCACCGTCGGGAACGTCCCCATGCACATGTTCAGGCGCGACTCGTCAGACCCGATATTAAAGCAGCGGACGTACTCTGTAGACGTGACGTGCCCGTGGACCGTGTCTCAATCTGAGGTCCTCTTACTTGCCTCCGGAATCGGACGAATCGTATGTTTCTCCCGGAAGCGCGGACGCGCACCTGGAGACGGCAATGAACGAAACCTGTCCACACCGGACCGGCGCTCTGCTGACACGGATGGTCCGCGGCTGGCAGGTCGTCCGCCATAGCCTGCAGTTCAAGGCCTCCCTCCTGGTTGTCCTTCTGATCATGGCCGTTGCCACCATGACCAGCGCCTTGGCGCTGCGATCGACAAGCCTCGCTCTCTACCAGAACGAATTGGATCGAACCAGAGAGTGGGCCGCCTCCCTGGCCGCCACCGCCGCATCCGAGGTCGGCAGCCTCAATCGCGAACCCCTCAACCGACTGCTCGACACCCTGGTACGCACACCAACCGTGGCCTATGTCGCGTTTACCGATTCCTCCGGCCGAATCGTCGCCGCCGCCGAGGCCAAGCCCGGCCTGCTGGCCAACGTGCTCACCTCCGACGGCCGCCGCGTGCGCATGGACATGCTCGAGACACCTCGGGTCATGTCCGACCTGCATACCGGCATGGACTGCGTCGACGTCATCGCACCCGTGTACGCGCAAGCGGCATCTCAGGGCAACGACCACCAGAAACCCATCGTCGGCTACCTCCGCCTGGCCACCAACGTCGGACCAACCAAAGCCAAGTTGGCTAACGTCGGCGACCAACTGGTGAGAATCGCCCTCGGCGTACTCATCCTCGTCGTCCCCTGCAGCCTGGTACTCATGCGTTACATCGTCCGGCCACTCAACGAGCTCGCCCACACCGCTCGCCAAATCGCCGAGGGCACAACCGACGCCCGCGCGGATGTGCGATCCGAAAACGAGATCGGCCAGCTTGCCCGGGCGTTCAATCTCATGACCGACCGGGTCATGCAGTCCCGCCGTGACCTCCTGAAGCTGAACTCCGAACTCGAGGCCCGAGTCGAGGCCCGCACGCGAGAACTCGAGGAACTCGCTTCCCGGGATCCGCTGACCGGCCTGTATAACCGCCGCCACTTCAACGAGGTTGTGGTCCGGCAGTTCGCCGCCGCCCAACGCTACGGGGCCGATCTGACCTGCCTCATGTTCGACCTCGATCACTTCAAGGAAATCAATGACCGCCTCGGTCACCGAGCCGGCGACGAGATCCTCATCCTGCTCGCCCGCTCCATCAGCAGCCAGCTGCGAACCTCCGACCTGGCCGCCCGCTTCGGCGGAGATGAGTTCATCGCCCTGCTGCCCCAAACCTCGTCGGCGGCCGCCACCAGCCTGGCCAACCGCATCAAACGCGAATTCACCCTCAATGTGGCCAACAGCTTCCCCGCCGCACCCGCTACCCTGAGCATCGGCGCCGCCAGCCTGTTCGCTACTCACACCGACTCGCCCGAAGCCCTCATCCACGAGGCCGACGTCGCCCTGTACTGCGCCAAAACACACGGACGCAACCGACTGGTCGATTCCTCAGAAGTGGCCGGCCTCAACGGCTCGACCGCACTCGCCCACGGATGAATCGACAAACAGTCAGCCGTCAGCGACGATCACCAACCACGCCAACGGAACCCCCTAACCCTGAACCTCCATCTCCACGACCGCCTCCGCCGTTTCGGTCCCGGGCCTGCTAGCGGGTCTGCTGATGTGTTGTTCCCATGGGAGCCCGTCCAGACGAAGCACCCCCTCCGCGCGCCGGCAGCGATCGACGAACCGATCACGCCCAACGCACAGAAGCCATCACCAAGAACGACCTCGTTGGGTTCGTTTGGCGCTCCACGCTCCCAGGAGGTAGAGCCGAAAAGCCCTTTGCCGGGCTCGAAAACGCGGTTCCGGGGCCAGAACGTTGGCTTCGTTCTCCAGAATTCTGTCCCCCGGAACGCACCAGAGGTGAGACTCCTGCGAAAGACCCCGATGTCAGATAACCGGGTCATCTGGACAAATCACACCCAAGACCTGGGATGCTCGAGAGGAACGGCCACCCCCAAGCCGAAATGCCGCCCACCAGTCGTGCGGCATGCTCTGAGCGGGACAAGCGGGTGTGCTTGCCTGCCAGGCCGACCCGGAAGGCGAAGAACAGCAAGAGGACTCGTCACCCGAGAGATACGGAGGAATGGAAAGTGATTCTCAGACTGCGAGAACCACCGGCTGAAAGCAGCAAAAACCCAATCGACCCCCTTCGCGTGGCCGCTCCATGGGCACACAATCCACCCTTT
This Phycisphaerae bacterium DNA region includes the following protein-coding sequences:
- a CDS encoding beta-galactosidase, whose protein sequence is MKNRPDVSMIGGEIHYGRLQPRYWGPVLDAARQLGAEVLATYIIWDLHETSEGTYDFSSWRAFLAEVEKRRFKLIARPGPYVYSEWRNLGIPDHAVPYHKNHPEFRRKAAHWIAAAMAEIRPYLGRLIVCVQADNEIDPLPHFYGEDMGFADWLKRRYASVEALNRAWDSSYASFAEAIPTLTPFIEDQRLKDSCQYRYDLATDYARWAVAEYRKNGCTVPILLNTWPGVDAQHWRDLADLCDLYGIDPYPSNECREDYRYFKDRIRLLRSVTDFPYLAEFGSGIWHGMPNREYSPDHYRLTALTALAGGVRGWNWYMLADRDNWYRSPINERGVTRPELAPAFTQAIGWFRQLENTPPPETPFAVTWSWHYHQIAQLRKKDPDDPLFAVLHEMGIEYDYVDVDRDFNPPRLLLAAGRLDQPERLWHYVENGGNLVLFQQLIEGCPRPDGTSHPGASRLEVSLGFVTQQPVFNYREVPGAAIVARQLPMITDEDQRRHWELATGRTYLTGYWARHGKGKVIVLGCAPSRDAILAVLRFLDINLPVLPLTPGVHAARRGDKLIVVNPGEAKTAKLQINGHITHVDLPRCSGIILD
- a CDS encoding diguanylate cyclase, whose protein sequence is MNETCPHRTGALLTRMVRGWQVVRHSLQFKASLLVVLLIMAVATMTSALALRSTSLALYQNELDRTREWAASLAATAASEVGSLNREPLNRLLDTLVRTPTVAYVAFTDSSGRIVAAAEAKPGLLANVLTSDGRRVRMDMLETPRVMSDLHTGMDCVDVIAPVYAQAASQGNDHQKPIVGYLRLATNVGPTKAKLANVGDQLVRIALGVLILVVPCSLVLMRYIVRPLNELAHTARQIAEGTTDARADVRSENEIGQLARAFNLMTDRVMQSRRDLLKLNSELEARVEARTRELEELASRDPLTGLYNRRHFNEVVVRQFAAAQRYGADLTCLMFDLDHFKEINDRLGHRAGDEILILLARSISSQLRTSDLAARFGGDEFIALLPQTSSAAATSLANRIKREFTLNVANSFPAAPATLSIGAASLFATHTDSPEALIHEADVALYCAKTHGRNRLVDSSEVAGLNGSTALAHG